In Geobacter anodireducens, a genomic segment contains:
- a CDS encoding peptidylprolyl isomerase: MLGIMRKYKQSPIIKVVFGVIVLSFIGTIFLVWGKGEGKLTPSSYAVKVDRTTISYEDFQRTYYRLRDIYVQLYGPALTPELEKQLNVKKQALDTLVEGALVRNAARDMGIKVSKDDVQQAIAAMPSFQVNGAFSFNQYVQVLKANRIAPKEFEESQKEELMIKKAQDKIKSRATVTDDEAHELFRKRNDRLALSYVSFSPDDVKGEIKLTDQEITDFLAQNQNDFKTPEKISITYVMVDPLKVGGLEVSEADMQAWYQKNIDRYQGPAGILPLAEVKEKVREDARRFKAGQHAYELAADAVNKNKATGDIGAVARALGARTEETALFTAQQPAPALAGETELIRRAFLLKEGELGGPVETKKGIYLIKLKERKPAEVPPLAQIRAQVEEKARAAKAVDLAKKKAEEAQAKLAKGDSTGLTLRDSGSFAFDAKGSVPTVGASPELMEAAFTLTTAAPAPKEPIRVGARWIAFRLKERTELNAANFAAQKEKIKQEILPRKQDDEYRKWIEELRSKAKIEINPALKDI; the protein is encoded by the coding sequence ATGCTCGGCATCATGAGGAAGTACAAGCAGTCCCCCATCATCAAGGTGGTCTTCGGCGTCATCGTTCTCTCCTTCATCGGTACCATCTTCCTGGTATGGGGCAAGGGAGAAGGCAAGCTGACACCCTCCAGCTACGCCGTCAAGGTCGACAGAACCACAATCAGCTACGAGGACTTCCAGCGGACCTACTACCGGTTGCGCGACATCTACGTCCAGCTCTACGGTCCCGCCCTCACCCCGGAACTGGAAAAGCAGCTCAACGTCAAGAAACAGGCCCTCGACACCCTCGTCGAAGGTGCGCTCGTTCGCAACGCCGCCCGGGACATGGGAATCAAGGTCAGCAAGGATGATGTTCAGCAGGCCATTGCCGCCATGCCCTCGTTCCAGGTGAACGGAGCCTTCAGCTTCAACCAGTACGTGCAGGTCCTCAAGGCCAACAGGATCGCTCCCAAGGAATTCGAGGAAAGCCAGAAGGAAGAGCTGATGATCAAGAAGGCCCAGGACAAGATCAAGTCCCGGGCTACGGTGACCGACGACGAGGCCCACGAGCTCTTCCGCAAGCGCAACGACCGGCTTGCGCTCTCCTACGTATCGTTCTCCCCCGACGACGTGAAGGGAGAGATCAAGCTCACCGACCAGGAGATCACCGACTTTCTCGCCCAAAACCAGAACGACTTCAAGACCCCGGAGAAAATCAGCATCACCTACGTGATGGTCGACCCCCTGAAAGTGGGCGGCCTTGAGGTGAGCGAGGCCGACATGCAGGCCTGGTACCAGAAGAACATCGACCGCTACCAGGGACCTGCGGGCATCCTCCCACTGGCCGAGGTCAAGGAGAAGGTCCGGGAGGACGCCCGGCGCTTCAAGGCCGGTCAACATGCCTACGAACTGGCCGCCGACGCCGTCAACAAGAACAAGGCAACCGGCGACATCGGCGCCGTTGCCCGGGCCCTGGGCGCCAGGACGGAAGAAACCGCCCTGTTCACGGCCCAGCAGCCCGCACCGGCCCTGGCCGGCGAAACCGAGCTGATCCGCCGGGCCTTCCTCCTCAAGGAGGGTGAACTGGGCGGCCCCGTGGAAACGAAAAAGGGAATCTACCTGATCAAGCTCAAGGAGCGCAAGCCCGCCGAAGTGCCGCCCCTGGCCCAGATTCGCGCCCAGGTCGAAGAGAAGGCCAGGGCAGCGAAGGCCGTGGATCTGGCGAAGAAGAAGGCCGAAGAGGCCCAGGCAAAGCTGGCCAAGGGTGATTCGACCGGGCTCACGCTCCGGGATTCAGGCTCCTTCGCCTTCGACGCCAAGGGCAGCGTCCCCACGGTGGGCGCCTCGCCGGAACTCATGGAAGCAGCCTTCACGCTCACCACCGCGGCGCCGGCCCCCAAGGAGCCGATCCGGGTGGGCGCCCGCTGGATTGCCTTCCGCCTCAAGGAACGCACCGAGCTGAACGCCGCCAACTTTGCTGCGCAAAAGGAGAAGATCAAGCAGGAGATCCTGCCGCGCAAGCAGGACGACGAATACCGCAAGTGGATCGAAGAGCTTCGGAGCAAGGCGAAGATCGAGATCAACCCCGCCCTCAAGGACATCTGA
- a CDS encoding rod shape-determining protein (functions in MreBCD complex in some organisms) — protein sequence MLKIFDSLFGLFSNDLAIDLGTANTLVYLKGKGIVVREPSVVAVQKTNLGQQKVLAVGMEAKKMLGRTPGNITAIRPMKDGVIADFDITEEMLRYFIHKVHNRKTLVRPRIVICVPSGITQVEKRAVKESAESAGAREVYLIEEPMAASIGAGLPITEASGNMIVDIGGGTTEVAVISLAGIVLTKSVRVGGDKMDEAIVQYIKRKYNLLIGDRMAEIIKIEIGEAYAADEMRTMEVKGRDLVSGIPKTTEINSDEIREALSEPVNAIVDAVKICLERTPPELAADIVDRGIFLAGGGALLRNLDMLLREETGLPVFIADDPLSCVVLGSGKVLDELNLLRRVAVSS from the coding sequence ATGCTCAAGATATTCGACAGCCTTTTCGGCCTCTTTTCCAATGACCTGGCAATCGACCTCGGCACCGCCAACACCCTCGTCTACTTGAAGGGGAAGGGGATCGTGGTGCGTGAGCCCTCCGTGGTGGCGGTTCAGAAGACCAACCTGGGCCAGCAGAAGGTGCTGGCAGTGGGGATGGAAGCCAAGAAGATGCTCGGCCGCACGCCGGGCAACATCACCGCCATCCGCCCCATGAAGGACGGCGTCATCGCCGATTTCGACATCACCGAGGAGATGCTCCGCTACTTCATCCACAAGGTACACAACCGCAAGACCCTGGTTCGCCCCCGGATCGTCATCTGCGTCCCCTCGGGGATCACCCAGGTGGAGAAGCGGGCCGTCAAGGAGTCGGCCGAGTCGGCCGGCGCCCGTGAGGTCTATCTGATCGAGGAGCCCATGGCGGCGTCCATCGGCGCCGGCCTCCCCATCACCGAGGCGAGCGGCAACATGATCGTAGACATCGGCGGCGGCACCACCGAGGTGGCTGTCATCTCCCTGGCGGGCATCGTGCTCACCAAGTCGGTGCGGGTCGGCGGTGACAAGATGGACGAGGCCATTGTCCAGTACATCAAGCGCAAGTACAACCTCCTCATTGGCGACCGCATGGCCGAGATCATCAAGATCGAGATCGGCGAGGCCTATGCCGCCGACGAGATGCGGACCATGGAGGTCAAGGGGCGGGACCTGGTGTCCGGCATTCCCAAAACCACCGAGATCAATTCCGACGAGATCCGCGAGGCCCTGTCAGAACCGGTCAACGCCATCGTTGACGCCGTCAAGATCTGCCTGGAGCGGACCCCGCCCGAACTTGCCGCGGATATCGTGGACCGGGGTATCTTCCTGGCCGGCGGCGGCGCCCTCCTGCGCAACCTGGACATGCTCCTGCGCGAAGAGACGGGGCTGCCGGTCTTCATCGCCGACGATCCCCTCTCCTGCGTGGTTCTCGGTTCCGGCAAGGTTCTCGACGAACTGAACCTGCTCCGCCGGGTCGCCGTCAGCTCCTGA
- a CDS encoding glycosyl transferase, with the protein MASFTVDILVPVWNRPVETRTCLVSLVESAPEARLVLIDNGSDRETERLLEEFAERLGDRALLIRNDTTRGFVPAVNRGLSRAEAPFVVIVRNTTVVAPGWLEPLVELATARPEAGLVIPLLAQETGTPRRGRVKPAATVTEISHGSFAAMLIRRSLFERLGGFDEELDGDLWCLRDYSRRALAGGCLTLAAEGVPVVFRDEVLLGSPARRQELVGASAARVEARWGREASFLVYFPADADPEVVRTRFGVLLRAARMGHRVTVAIGCKLRRAVSAAGLGSLHRSIVVEELPRFFVPSALRRVAERYAAEGSDPVCVAGIDGIDLPGGMSFRPFAWFEGEVGASEEVLYRRDGEGNPVTAPADCVTVMLSEAARQGDEREEVAQ; encoded by the coding sequence ATGGCATCCTTCACCGTCGACATACTCGTTCCCGTCTGGAACCGTCCCGTTGAGACGCGCACCTGTCTCGTGTCACTCGTGGAGTCCGCTCCGGAAGCCCGTCTCGTCCTGATCGACAACGGCAGCGACCGGGAAACCGAACGTCTCCTGGAAGAATTCGCCGAACGGCTCGGCGACCGGGCCCTGCTCATCAGGAACGACACCACCCGCGGCTTCGTGCCGGCGGTGAACCGCGGCCTGTCCCGGGCTGAAGCCCCCTTCGTGGTGATCGTGCGCAATACCACCGTTGTGGCGCCCGGCTGGCTCGAACCGCTGGTGGAACTGGCAACGGCACGGCCCGAAGCAGGCCTCGTGATTCCCCTCTTGGCCCAGGAAACCGGCACCCCCCGTCGCGGCAGGGTAAAGCCCGCCGCGACGGTGACCGAGATTTCCCACGGTTCCTTTGCAGCCATGCTGATCCGTCGGTCCCTGTTCGAGCGCTTGGGCGGCTTTGACGAAGAGCTGGACGGCGATCTCTGGTGTCTCAGGGATTACTCCCGCCGGGCCCTGGCCGGAGGGTGCCTGACCCTGGCCGCCGAAGGCGTGCCGGTGGTCTTCCGGGATGAGGTGTTGCTCGGCTCGCCCGCCCGGCGCCAGGAACTGGTCGGTGCCAGCGCCGCAAGGGTGGAAGCCCGCTGGGGCCGCGAGGCTTCGTTCCTCGTCTATTTCCCTGCCGACGCTGACCCGGAGGTCGTGCGTACCCGGTTCGGCGTGCTGCTGCGGGCGGCCCGCATGGGGCATCGCGTTACCGTGGCCATCGGATGTAAGCTCAGGCGGGCGGTTTCTGCCGCAGGGCTCGGTTCCCTGCACCGCAGCATCGTCGTGGAAGAACTGCCGCGCTTTTTCGTCCCGTCCGCGCTCCGCAGGGTTGCGGAGCGGTACGCGGCAGAGGGGAGCGACCCTGTCTGCGTGGCGGGGATCGACGGCATCGATCTGCCGGGAGGGATGTCCTTCCGTCCCTTCGCCTGGTTCGAGGGGGAGGTAGGTGCCAGTGAAGAGGTGCTCTACCGGCGCGACGGGGAGGGAAATCCGGTGACAGCCCCGGCCGATTGCGTTACAGTAATGCTTTCCGAAGCAGCCCGTCAGGGGGATGAGCGGGAGGAGGTGGCCCAGTGA
- a CDS encoding phosphoheptose isomerase (catalyzes the isomerization of sedoheptulose 7-phosphate to D-glycero-D-manno-heptose 7-phosphate) yields MIDDITAQLRAGRQVLEALERELADRIASFAKLLADSLAGGRKLLVMGNGGSAADAQHFAAEIVGRFKLERRGLPAVALTTDTSILTAIGNDYGFDAIFRRQVEALADEGDVVVGISTSGNSRNVQEALLLARERGCRTVGLLGRTGGSIRDIVELDLTVPSADTPRIQEGHIAIIHIVCDLVEKRLFP; encoded by the coding sequence GTGATAGACGACATTACGGCACAGCTTCGCGCCGGCCGGCAGGTTCTGGAGGCGCTCGAACGGGAGCTGGCAGACCGCATCGCATCGTTCGCGAAACTCCTTGCCGACTCTCTGGCGGGAGGGCGCAAGCTCCTCGTCATGGGGAACGGCGGATCGGCCGCCGATGCCCAGCATTTCGCAGCGGAGATCGTCGGGCGCTTCAAGCTCGAGCGCCGGGGGCTGCCGGCCGTGGCGCTGACCACCGATACCTCCATCCTCACCGCCATCGGCAACGACTATGGCTTTGACGCCATATTCCGCCGCCAGGTGGAAGCCCTGGCCGATGAGGGGGATGTGGTGGTGGGGATCTCCACCAGCGGCAATTCCCGCAACGTTCAGGAAGCCCTGCTCCTGGCCCGGGAACGCGGCTGCCGCACCGTGGGGCTCCTGGGCCGGACCGGCGGTTCCATCCGCGATATCGTGGAACTGGATCTCACCGTGCCGAGCGCCGACACCCCCCGCATCCAGGAGGGGCACATCGCCATCATCCATATCGTCTGCGACCTGGTCGAAAAGAGGCTGTTCCCATGA
- a CDS encoding D,D-heptose 1,7-bisphosphate phosphatase: MTGGRRAVFLDRDGTINVEKGYVHQAHEFEFIPGAPEAIRLLNGAGFLVVVVTNQSGVARGYYDEEAVHRLHRFMDAELARDGAFVDAYYLCPHHPHHGVGPYRIECSCRKPLPGMLTGAARDMGIDLARSYLIGDKVSDVEAGLAAGCTSLLVLTGYGDGEVPRVPDGVLACADILAAVRRIIDLEGDSV; encoded by the coding sequence GTGACGGGTGGCAGGCGCGCCGTTTTCCTCGACCGGGACGGCACCATCAACGTTGAAAAGGGCTATGTCCACCAGGCCCATGAATTCGAGTTCATCCCCGGCGCCCCCGAGGCGATCCGGCTCCTCAACGGGGCCGGTTTTCTCGTGGTGGTGGTGACCAACCAGTCGGGGGTTGCCCGCGGATACTACGACGAGGAGGCGGTGCACCGGCTCCACCGTTTCATGGATGCCGAACTGGCCAGGGATGGCGCCTTCGTCGACGCCTACTACCTCTGCCCCCACCATCCCCACCACGGGGTGGGACCCTATCGCATCGAGTGCTCCTGCCGCAAGCCCCTGCCGGGGATGCTGACCGGCGCCGCTCGGGACATGGGCATCGATCTGGCCCGCTCGTACCTGATAGGCGACAAGGTGTCCGACGTGGAAGCCGGGCTCGCCGCGGGCTGCACCTCCCTGCTCGTCCTCACCGGGTACGGCGACGGCGAGGTGCCCCGGGTTCCCGACGGTGTCCTGGCCTGCGCCGACATCCTCGCCGCGGTCCGCCGGATCATTGACCTGGAGGGAGATAGCGTTTGA